The Epinephelus moara isolate mb unplaced genomic scaffold, YSFRI_EMoa_1.0 scaffold742, whole genome shotgun sequence genome window below encodes:
- the LOC126387541 gene encoding PPE family protein PPE34-like, protein VDNSSVIEIDFIRSDIFEEVLNYMYTAKISVKKRDVNLMMSSGQILGIRFLDKLCSQVTLTEVTLTQVTLTQVTLTQVTLTGDTDTGNTDTGDTHTGNTHTGDTHTGNTHTGDTDTGDTHTGDTDTGNTHTGDTDTGNTDTGDTDTGDTHTGDTHTGDSDT, encoded by the exons GTGGACAACTCGTCTGTGATTGAGATTGACTTCATCCGCTCTGATATCTTTGAGGAGGTGTTGAACTACATGTACACCGCAAAGATCTCTGTGAAGAAGAGAGACGTCAAcctcatgatgtcatcaggacAGATCCTCGGCATCCGCTTCCTCGACAAACTCTGCTCTCAGGTAACACTGACAGAGGTGACACTGACACAGGTGACATTGACACAGGTGACACTGACACAGGTGACACTGACAGGTGACACTGACACAGGTAACACTGACACAGGTGACACTCACACAGGTAACACTCACACAGGTGACACTCACACAGGTAACACTCACACAGGTGACACTGACACAG GTGACACTCACACAGGTGACACTGACACAGGTAACACTCACACAG GTGACACTGACACAGGTAACACTGACACAGGTGACACTGACACAGGTGACACTCACACAGGTGACACTCACAcaggtgacagtgacacag